DNA from Arthrobacter sp. PvP023:
CTGGTGGTGGCCGTGGCCACCAGCGGCGGCGGCAACGGCCTGCAGGAAAACCTTCCCAGCTGGCTGTTGCTGATCATCGTCCTGCTCGTCTTCAGCTGGATGGGTACCGCGCGCCTCATCCGTTCCCTCTCGATGTCGCTGATGCAGCGCGACTTCGTCAAGGCCGCCCAGTACATGGGCATCCCCGCCCGCCGGATCGTCTGGCGGCACCTGGTGCCCAACATCGGATCCCTGCTGGTCCTGGACATCACCCGCGGCGTGACCGGAGCCATCCTGGCTGAGGTCGCCTTCTCCTTCATCGGCATCGGCATCAAGGTCCCCGATGTCAGCCTGGGCGTGCTGATAGGCCAAGCCACGTCGCAGGTGTCCACCTTTCCCTGGATGTTCTGGGTTCCGCTGGTGGTGATGTTCCTGCTGACGGGTTCGCTGGCCATGATGAATGACGGGCTGCGCGATGCGTTCGATCCCAGCTCAAGCTCCGTGGGCAGCGCCAAAAAGGACAGCGCCAAAAAGGGCAGGGCCCGGACGGGCAATACACCCAAGACCACAGCGAAGAAGATCAAATGAGCAGCGAAACCACCGCCAGCAGGGAAACGACTGCGGAACGACTGCACGTCGCAGGG
Protein-coding regions in this window:
- a CDS encoding ABC transporter permease gives rise to the protein MTNLNAIDPAAVAEEARIENDDVVIAKSAIILRRFLRNKTAVAGLLIFLALTLFSFVGGYFTPWDKETIDPFNIGMPPSADHLLGTSQAGIDLYALTVEGTRISIFIGLVVGLVSVLIAAVYGCTMAYFGGKVDKVMLFILEALIMMPALLVVAVATSGGGNGLQENLPSWLLLIIVLLVFSWMGTARLIRSLSMSLMQRDFVKAAQYMGIPARRIVWRHLVPNIGSLLVLDITRGVTGAILAEVAFSFIGIGIKVPDVSLGVLIGQATSQVSTFPWMFWVPLVVMFLLTGSLAMMNDGLRDAFDPSSSSVGSAKKDSAKKGRARTGNTPKTTAKKIK